The following are encoded together in the Bacillus cereus group sp. RP43 genome:
- a CDS encoding BCCT family transporter, with product MRMKSRKTDWPVFLISGGSLLLFVIAVILNKSYVEGVINSSFAASIKYFGAFWQVLLIGTFIVAMCMAFSKYGRVKLGGLEKPEISTAKWLAIIMSTLLAGGGVFWAAAEPMYHLMTVPPIHEGISAGTKEAVMPALAQSYMHWGFLAWTILGTISAVVMMYGHYHKGMPLKPRTLLYPIFGEKLRKSVLGTMIDVFAIIAVAAGTIGPIGFLGLQASYGLQALFGIPDVFTTQLAIIICVVAVSTISAVTGINKGIQIISDLNVKLAILLMVFVLFCGPGGFIIDSFVSSFGFYMHEFIPMSTYRGDTGWLGSWTIFFWGWFIGYGPMMAILVSRISRGRTIREIIVAIGIIAPIITTFWFTILGGSGVFYELMKPGSISAALSESGMPAAMIAITQQLPLSNIIGPAFLLLTILFVVTTGDSMAYSISMAVTGDGDPRISLRIFWSLIMGAVAAILLYMGEGSINALQSFIVVTAVPVSILLFPMLWLAPKVAGELALKQGIVEEKDKTAFLFQKASKSK from the coding sequence ATGAGGATGAAGAGTCGAAAAACGGATTGGCCTGTATTTCTTATTAGTGGTGGCTCACTTTTATTATTTGTAATTGCAGTTATTTTAAATAAAAGTTATGTAGAGGGAGTCATTAATAGCAGTTTTGCAGCTTCAATTAAATATTTTGGTGCCTTTTGGCAGGTTTTATTAATTGGTACATTTATTGTTGCGATGTGTATGGCGTTCTCGAAATATGGGAGAGTTAAACTTGGGGGATTAGAAAAACCTGAGATTAGTACGGCAAAATGGCTCGCTATTATTATGTCTACATTACTTGCCGGAGGTGGCGTTTTTTGGGCAGCAGCAGAGCCAATGTATCATTTGATGACGGTGCCACCAATACATGAAGGTATATCTGCTGGAACGAAAGAAGCAGTCATGCCTGCCTTAGCACAAAGTTATATGCACTGGGGTTTCTTAGCTTGGACGATTTTAGGAACAATTAGTGCAGTAGTTATGATGTATGGGCATTATCATAAAGGTATGCCATTAAAACCTCGAACACTTTTATATCCTATTTTCGGTGAGAAATTGCGAAAGAGTGTGCTTGGAACGATGATCGATGTGTTTGCAATTATTGCGGTAGCTGCAGGAACAATTGGCCCAATCGGATTTTTAGGATTACAAGCAAGTTATGGTTTGCAAGCATTATTTGGAATTCCTGATGTGTTTACTACTCAATTAGCAATTATTATTTGTGTAGTAGCCGTTTCTACTATATCTGCGGTAACGGGAATTAATAAAGGGATTCAAATAATAAGTGATTTAAATGTTAAACTAGCGATTTTATTGATGGTGTTTGTGTTATTCTGTGGACCAGGTGGATTTATTATTGATTCATTTGTTTCTTCGTTTGGATTTTATATGCATGAATTTATTCCAATGAGCACATATCGCGGGGATACAGGTTGGTTAGGATCTTGGACAATCTTCTTCTGGGGATGGTTTATTGGATATGGACCGATGATGGCAATTTTAGTGAGTCGAATTTCAAGAGGAAGAACGATTCGAGAAATCATCGTTGCAATTGGAATTATTGCACCTATTATTACAACGTTTTGGTTTACGATTTTGGGAGGATCAGGTGTGTTTTATGAGTTAATGAAGCCTGGCTCTATCTCGGCTGCATTAAGTGAATCCGGTATGCCGGCAGCTATGATTGCAATTACGCAGCAGTTGCCACTCTCTAATATTATTGGACCGGCATTTCTTTTATTAACAATTTTATTTGTAGTAACAACAGGAGATTCAATGGCCTATTCTATCTCAATGGCAGTGACTGGAGATGGAGATCCTAGAATTAGCTTACGAATTTTTTGGTCGCTTATTATGGGAGCAGTTGCAGCAATTCTTTTATATATGGGTGAGGGAAGTATTAATGCACTACAATCCTTTATTGTAGTGACGGCTGTTCCTGTATCAATTTTATTATTTCCGATGCTATGGTTAGCTCCTAAAGTTGCAGGAGAATTAGCATTGAAGCAAGGAATTGTAGAAGAGAAAGATAAAACTGCTTTCTTATTCCAGAAGGCTAGTAAATCAAAATGA
- a CDS encoding MFS transporter — protein MNITTDVQSSTEETKEKRYKTLFGSALGYAAEGLDMLLLSFVLVYILKEFHLSPVEGGNLTLATTIGMLIGSYLFGFIADLFGRIRTMAFTILLFSLATALIYFATDYWQLLILRFLVGMGVGGEFGIGMAIVTETWSKEMRAKATSVVALGWQFGVLVASLLPAFIVPHFGWRAVFLFGLIPALLAVYVRKSLSEPKIWEQKQRYKRELLQKEAEGNLTTIEAEQLKHMKKFPLRKLFASKKVTITTIGLIIMSFIQNFGYYGIFTWMPTILANKYNYTLAKASGWMFISTIGMLIGIATFGILADKIGRRKTFSLYYIGGTIYCLIYFFLFTDATSLLWGSALLGFFANGMMGGFGAILAENYPAEARSTAENFIFGTGRGLAGFGPVIIGLLATDGNLLGALSLIFIIYPIGLITMLLCVPETKGKVLD, from the coding sequence ATGAACATTACTACTGATGTACAATCATCAACAGAGGAGACGAAAGAGAAAAGATATAAAACATTATTTGGCTCTGCACTAGGATACGCTGCAGAAGGACTAGATATGTTGCTCTTATCTTTCGTACTTGTCTACATTCTAAAAGAATTTCACCTTAGCCCTGTCGAGGGAGGGAACTTAACATTAGCCACAACAATTGGGATGTTAATTGGTTCCTATTTATTCGGATTTATTGCTGATTTATTCGGTCGTATTCGTACAATGGCCTTTACGATCTTGCTATTTTCACTAGCAACCGCACTTATTTATTTCGCAACAGATTATTGGCAATTATTAATTCTTCGCTTTTTAGTTGGAATGGGCGTTGGTGGTGAATTTGGGATTGGAATGGCCATCGTAACAGAAACATGGTCTAAAGAAATGCGCGCTAAAGCGACATCAGTTGTTGCACTTGGCTGGCAATTTGGCGTCCTGGTTGCTTCACTCCTTCCAGCATTTATCGTCCCGCATTTTGGATGGAGAGCTGTTTTCTTATTTGGATTAATTCCCGCTTTATTAGCTGTTTATGTCCGTAAAAGTTTAAGCGAACCGAAAATATGGGAGCAAAAGCAACGTTACAAAAGGGAATTGCTCCAAAAGGAAGCTGAAGGTAATTTGACAACTATTGAAGCGGAACAACTAAAACATATGAAAAAGTTCCCACTTCGAAAGTTATTTGCAAGTAAAAAAGTAACAATAACAACAATTGGTCTTATTATCATGTCATTTATCCAGAACTTCGGATATTATGGAATTTTCACATGGATGCCAACTATTTTAGCGAATAAATATAACTATACATTAGCAAAAGCAAGCGGTTGGATGTTCATTTCTACTATTGGTATGCTAATTGGGATTGCAACTTTTGGTATTCTAGCCGATAAAATTGGCCGCCGCAAAACATTTTCATTATATTATATTGGCGGTACTATATACTGCCTCATTTACTTCTTCCTATTCACAGATGCGACATCACTGTTATGGGGAAGTGCCCTACTTGGATTCTTTGCAAATGGAATGATGGGAGGATTCGGGGCAATTTTAGCTGAAAACTATCCTGCCGAAGCTCGCTCCACAGCGGAAAACTTTATTTTCGGCACAGGGCGTGGATTAGCTGGATTTGGACCGGTTATTATCGGATTACTCGCTACGGATGGCAATCTACTTGGAGCATTATCCCTAATTTTTATCATCTATCCAATCGGATTGATTACGATGCTATTATGTGTACCAGAAACAAAGGGAAAAGTGTTAGATTAA
- the lytS gene encoding two-component system sensor histidine kinase LytS has product MLNLVLMMIERVGLIVILGFLLSHIKTFRRLLHKQDGYMDKFKLICIFSVFTIVSNYTGIEIAGNTIMNENWLQDVSSSSTIANTRIMGVGISGLLGGPIVGIGVGSIAGIHRYMLGGTTAVSCAISSILAGIITGYIGYIFKKYNRTITPKFSAVLSVFIVTLEMLMILLIIEDGLSVVKTIALPMILVNSFGSFILLSMILAILRQEENAKALQTHKVLRIADKTLPYFRQGLTEDSCKHVAQIIHRFTGTDAVSLTDTEKILAHVGLASDHHIPSHSLITGLSKEVLKTGKIMKAKSREIINCQHEGCPLQAAVVIPLTSHGNTIGTLKLYFKNSNQLSRVEEELAEGLAKIFSTQLELGEAELQSKLLQDAEIKALQAQINPHFLFNAINTVSALCRTDVEKARKLLLQLSVYFRCNLQGARQLLIPLEQELNHVHAYLSLEQARFPNKYEVKMYIEEALKVTLVPPFVLQLLVENALRHAFPKKQPVCQVEVHVFEKEGMVHFEVKDNGQGIEIERLEQLGKMVVPSKKGTGTALYNINERLIGLFGKETMLQIESELEQGTTILFVIPKKVEEEKRSVKSISS; this is encoded by the coding sequence ATGCTAAATTTAGTACTTATGATGATTGAACGCGTCGGGCTTATAGTTATTTTAGGATTTTTACTTTCTCATATTAAAACGTTCCGGCGTCTTCTTCATAAGCAAGACGGATATATGGATAAGTTTAAGCTTATTTGTATTTTTTCAGTGTTTACAATTGTAAGCAATTACACGGGGATTGAAATAGCAGGAAATACTATTATGAATGAAAATTGGTTACAAGATGTTTCATCATCCAGCACAATTGCGAATACACGAATTATGGGTGTGGGAATTAGTGGATTGCTTGGCGGTCCTATCGTCGGAATTGGAGTAGGTTCTATTGCGGGTATTCATCGTTATATGCTTGGCGGGACGACGGCAGTAAGTTGCGCAATCTCATCAATTTTGGCTGGGATTATAACAGGTTATATTGGATACATCTTCAAAAAATATAACCGTACTATTACACCTAAATTTTCTGCGGTTTTAAGTGTTTTTATCGTTACTTTAGAAATGCTTATGATTCTATTAATTATAGAAGATGGACTTAGTGTTGTGAAAACAATTGCGCTACCGATGATTCTTGTAAATAGTTTTGGCAGTTTTATTTTACTTTCGATGATACTAGCTATTTTAAGACAAGAAGAAAATGCAAAAGCTTTACAAACGCATAAAGTATTACGAATTGCTGATAAGACGTTACCATATTTCCGCCAAGGGTTAACGGAAGATTCTTGTAAACATGTGGCACAAATTATTCACCGCTTTACGGGAACAGATGCGGTATCCTTAACAGATACAGAGAAAATCTTAGCTCACGTTGGATTAGCATCAGATCATCATATTCCTTCACACAGTTTAATAACAGGTTTATCAAAAGAAGTATTAAAAACAGGGAAAATAATGAAGGCGAAATCACGTGAGATTATTAATTGTCAACATGAAGGGTGTCCATTACAAGCGGCAGTTGTTATTCCATTAACTTCACATGGAAATACGATTGGAACATTAAAACTTTATTTTAAAAACTCTAATCAATTAAGTCGTGTTGAAGAAGAGTTAGCGGAAGGGCTAGCGAAAATATTCTCCACACAGCTTGAGTTAGGTGAAGCTGAGTTACAAAGTAAGTTATTGCAAGATGCTGAAATAAAAGCGTTGCAAGCACAAATCAATCCGCATTTTTTATTTAATGCAATTAATACAGTATCAGCTTTATGCCGAACAGATGTAGAGAAGGCGAGAAAATTATTATTGCAGCTTAGCGTTTATTTTCGTTGTAATTTGCAAGGGGCACGACAATTACTTATTCCATTAGAACAAGAGTTGAATCATGTACATGCATATTTATCGTTAGAGCAAGCGAGATTTCCGAATAAGTATGAAGTGAAGATGTACATTGAAGAGGCACTAAAGGTGACTTTAGTTCCACCATTTGTGCTTCAGTTATTAGTTGAAAATGCATTGCGCCATGCTTTTCCGAAAAAGCAGCCAGTGTGCCAAGTCGAGGTACATGTGTTTGAAAAAGAAGGAATGGTTCACTTTGAAGTGAAGGATAATGGACAAGGGATTGAGATTGAACGTCTAGAGCAATTAGGAAAAATGGTAGTTCCATCAAAGAAAGGGACTGGAACAGCTTTATATAATATTAATGAACGACTTATCGGGTTATTTGGGAAAGAGACAATGCTTCAAATTGAAAGTGAATTAGAGCAAGGGACAACGATCCTCTTTGTAATTCCGAAAAAAGTAGAGGAGGAAAAACGGAGTGTTAAAAGTATTAGTAGTTGA
- a CDS encoding LytTR family DNA-binding domain-containing protein codes for MLKVLVVDDEMLARDELKYLLEQTKEVEIIGEADCVEDALEELMKNKPDIVFLDIQLSDDNGFEIANILKKMKNPPSIVFATAYDQYALQAFEVDALDYILKPFDEERIVQTLKKYKKQKQIKLETKQDVKSIDVTTEMHKLALPIEESIVLVNIEDIIYVGLVDGKVTVKTMKETYVTHDTLVILEKKLPQTIFMRVHRSFVANINHISEIQPWFNSTYNLIMKEGSKVPVSRTYAKELKKLLRI; via the coding sequence GTGTTAAAAGTATTAGTAGTTGATGATGAAATGTTAGCGCGGGATGAATTGAAATATTTATTAGAGCAAACAAAAGAAGTAGAGATAATTGGTGAGGCGGATTGTGTAGAGGATGCATTAGAAGAATTAATGAAAAACAAACCAGATATTGTTTTTCTAGATATTCAGTTATCTGATGATAACGGATTTGAAATCGCAAATATATTAAAGAAAATGAAAAATCCACCTTCAATTGTGTTTGCTACTGCATATGATCAATATGCGCTGCAAGCATTTGAAGTAGATGCATTAGATTACATTTTAAAGCCATTTGATGAAGAACGTATCGTACAGACATTAAAGAAATATAAAAAACAAAAGCAAATAAAATTAGAAACAAAGCAAGATGTAAAGAGTATAGATGTAACGACCGAAATGCATAAATTAGCATTACCGATTGAGGAATCAATTGTACTTGTTAACATTGAAGATATTATTTATGTGGGGCTTGTAGATGGGAAAGTAACTGTAAAAACAATGAAAGAAACATATGTAACACATGATACGCTTGTCATTTTGGAAAAGAAATTACCACAAACAATTTTTATGCGTGTTCATCGTAGTTTCGTTGCTAATATTAATCATATTTCTGAAATACAGCCGTGGTTTAATTCGACTTATAACTTAATTATGAAAGAGGGATCCAAAGTCCCAGTTAGCCGTACATATGCAAAAGAACTTAAAAAGCTGCTTCGTATTTAA
- the lrgA gene encoding antiholin-like murein hydrolase modulator LrgA: MSTKKVYGFLSQIFVFSAIMLVSNIISTHLPIPMPSSVIGLVVLFSLLCLKVIKLEQVESLGTALTGIIGFLFVPSGISVINSLGVMSQYFVQILTVIVVATIILLAVTGLFAQFILGKDDKETKGTKELKVVNKGSKHGKVA, from the coding sequence ATGAGCACAAAAAAAGTATATGGTTTTCTATCACAAATATTCGTTTTTTCAGCTATTATGTTAGTTTCTAATATTATCTCAACCCATTTACCAATTCCGATGCCTTCATCAGTAATCGGGTTAGTCGTTTTATTTAGTCTATTATGTTTAAAGGTTATTAAATTGGAGCAAGTTGAATCACTCGGAACAGCTTTAACAGGTATTATCGGATTCCTTTTCGTCCCATCAGGTATTTCAGTTATTAACTCTCTTGGTGTAATGAGCCAATATTTCGTACAAATTCTAACTGTAATCGTTGTCGCAACAATTATTTTACTTGCTGTAACAGGTTTATTTGCACAATTCATTTTAGGTAAAGATGACAAAGAAACAAAAGGTACAAAAGAGTTGAAAGTTGTAAACAAAGGAAGCAAACACGGAAAAGTCGCGTAA
- the lrgB gene encoding antiholin-like protein LrgB — translation MTSTMTPYFGIVVSLIAYGIGTFLFKHSKGFFLFTPLFVAMVLGIVFLKVGNFTFEEYNTGGKMISFFLEPATIAFAIPLYKQVDKLKKYWWQILSAIVVGSICSVIVVFIVAKAIGLDTAVMNSMLPQAATTAIALPISESIGGIPAITSFAVIFNAVIVYALGALFLKTFRVKHPIAKGLALGTAGHALGVAVGIEMGEVEAAMASIAVTVVGVVTVVVIPMFMPFIG, via the coding sequence ATGACAAGCACAATGACTCCATATTTCGGAATCGTCGTTTCATTAATTGCATACGGAATCGGAACGTTTTTATTCAAACACTCAAAAGGATTCTTCTTATTTACACCATTATTCGTAGCAATGGTATTAGGGATTGTATTTTTAAAGGTAGGTAACTTTACCTTTGAGGAATATAATACGGGCGGAAAGATGATTAGTTTCTTCTTAGAACCAGCAACAATCGCATTTGCAATTCCGTTATATAAACAAGTTGATAAGTTAAAAAAATATTGGTGGCAAATTTTATCGGCTATCGTGGTTGGATCTATTTGTTCAGTGATTGTTGTGTTCATTGTCGCAAAAGCAATTGGTCTAGATACAGCTGTAATGAACTCAATGTTACCGCAGGCAGCAACAACAGCAATTGCATTACCAATCTCTGAAAGTATCGGTGGTATTCCAGCAATTACATCATTTGCAGTTATCTTTAATGCAGTTATCGTATACGCATTAGGAGCTTTATTCTTAAAAACATTTAGAGTTAAACATCCGATTGCTAAAGGTTTAGCTCTTGGAACAGCGGGACATGCGTTAGGGGTTGCTGTAGGGATCGAAATGGGTGAAGTAGAGGCAGCTATGGCAAGTATCGCTGTGACCGTAGTTGGGGTTGTAACAGTAGTTGTCATTCCGATGTTTATGCCGTTCATTGGGTAA
- a CDS encoding AI-2E family transporter, with the protein MQIKNLFQSKGFQRLIVLVLLALILYGMQSMLNLILITFMLTYLMDRFQKFISRKLDHFMPINRKIIIALLYVMLVAGIAITLFKYLPVLTIQISQLIYQFNVFLRNPPDSELIKYAVNAVNHMELSKYVGQGVDILYKSITNVGKFGLQVLLSVILSLFFLLEKARIVAFTSKFKESRLAIFYNEIEYFGKKFARSFGKVIEAQFLIAIVNCVLSVIALWILGFPQLLGLALMIFLLGLIPVAGVIISLFPLCMIAYNIGGIMYVVYILVIVTVIHALESYVLNPKFMSQKTNLPIFYTFMVLIFSEHFLGVWGLIIGIPIFIFLLNVLDVTSDEMEKDVEKNKVK; encoded by the coding sequence ATGCAAATAAAAAACCTGTTTCAAAGCAAAGGATTTCAGAGATTAATCGTATTAGTATTACTTGCTCTCATATTGTATGGGATGCAAAGTATGTTAAATTTAATTTTAATTACGTTTATGTTGACGTATTTAATGGATCGATTCCAAAAGTTTATTTCTCGTAAATTAGATCATTTTATGCCAATTAATCGGAAAATTATTATAGCACTTTTATATGTAATGTTAGTGGCGGGAATTGCCATTACGCTATTTAAATATTTACCGGTATTAACAATACAAATTTCACAATTGATTTATCAATTCAATGTATTTTTAAGAAATCCACCTGATAGTGAATTAATTAAGTATGCAGTTAATGCTGTTAATCATATGGAACTTTCTAAATATGTAGGGCAAGGCGTAGACATTCTGTATAAATCCATTACGAATGTTGGGAAATTTGGCCTTCAAGTTTTACTTTCTGTAATTTTAAGCTTATTTTTCTTACTTGAAAAAGCACGTATCGTTGCTTTTACTTCGAAATTTAAAGAAAGTCGACTTGCAATTTTCTATAACGAAATAGAGTATTTCGGAAAGAAATTTGCACGTTCATTCGGAAAAGTAATCGAAGCACAATTTTTAATTGCAATTGTTAACTGTGTTTTATCGGTTATCGCATTATGGATATTAGGATTCCCACAATTACTAGGTTTAGCGTTAATGATTTTCTTGCTTGGTTTAATTCCAGTAGCAGGTGTTATCATTTCGTTATTCCCACTTTGTATGATTGCTTACAATATCGGCGGTATTATGTATGTCGTTTATATTTTAGTTATCGTAACAGTAATTCATGCGCTTGAAAGTTACGTATTAAATCCGAAGTTTATGTCGCAAAAAACAAATTTACCGATTTTCTATACGTTTATGGTATTAATCTTCTCAGAACACTTTTTAGGTGTATGGGGACTAATTATCGGTATTCCTATCTTCATTTTCTTATTAAATGTCTTAGATGTGACAAGTGATGAAATGGAGAAGGACGTTGAAAAAAATAAAGTGAAGTAA
- the msrB gene encoding peptide-methionine (R)-S-oxide reductase MsrB, translated as MKNHWPKDNAHLKERLNEMQFYVTQENGTEPPFRNEYWNHKEEGLYVDIVSGEPLFTSFDKFDSGCGWPSFTKPVMSASVEEKMDVSHNMTRTEVRSKAGDSHLGHVFPDGPGPNGLRYCINSAALRFIPKENLEKEGYGDFLILFGNKK; from the coding sequence ATTAAAAATCATTGGCCAAAGGACAACGCTCATTTAAAAGAAAGATTAAATGAGATGCAATTTTATGTAACACAGGAAAATGGGACAGAACCGCCATTTCGAAATGAGTATTGGAATCATAAAGAAGAGGGTTTATATGTAGATATCGTTTCGGGTGAACCGTTATTTACTTCTTTCGATAAATTCGATAGTGGATGTGGATGGCCGAGTTTTACGAAACCAGTTATGTCAGCTAGTGTGGAAGAAAAAATGGATGTTAGTCATAATATGACGCGTACTGAAGTGAGAAGTAAGGCAGGGGATTCACATCTTGGGCATGTATTTCCAGATGGCCCAGGACCAAATGGCCTGCGTTATTGTATTAATTCAGCAGCTCTTCGTTTTATTCCAAAAGAAAATTTAGAAAAAGAAGGATATGGTGATTTCCTAATCCTGTTTGGAAATAAAAAATAA